The nucleotide window CGGTGCGCCCGCCGCGCGTCGCCGAGACGACCACGTTCAGTCCGGAATTGCAGATATAGCCGGTCTTCATGCCGCTCGCGCCGGGCACCCGGGCCAGGAACTCGCGGTTGGCCGAGCGCAGCGTCTTCTTGCCGACCTTGATCGCCGGCAGGCCGTAATAGGCGTGGTACTGCGGGAATTCCTGCCACAGCGCCCGCGCCAGCACGGCAAGGTCGCGCGCGGAGGACACCTGGCGGTTGTCCGGCAGCCCGTGCGGGTTGACGAAACGGGTCGCGGTCATGCCGAGCCGGCGCGCCTCGGCGTTCATCATCTCGATGAAGGCGGGCTCGGAGCCGGCCAGCGATTCCCCGACCGCCACGGCGATGTCGTTCGCCGACTTGACGATCAGCATCTTCAGCGCGCTGTCGAGCGTCAGCTGGGTGCCGGGCTTGAAGCCCATCTTGCTCGGCGGCTGCGCATGGGCATTGGCGCTGATCGCCACCGCGCTCTCCAGCGTCGCGCGTCCCTCGCGCACCGCCTTGAAGGCGAGATAGGCGGTCATCAGCTTGGTGATCGAGGCGGGATACCACTGGCGCAGCGCGTCCTTGTGGTCGAGCACCGCTCCCGTCTCCGCATCGACGACGATCCAGGCGGCAACCTCGGCCCGCGCGGTCTCGCCGGATTGCAGCAGGCCGGCAACGGCAAGGCTGGCCGCGACCGCAAGGCCGCACAGGCGCCTGCCCAGATGGCATCCGGTAATCTTCAGCACGTCAGAAAGCCTCCGCATGTCCGGCCGCCGCGGCAATCCTGCGGCGTTGGCGGACCCTCCCGTCCGGGAGTTTCGGTCCGTCGATGCTCCCCCTATGTAACCGATCCTGAGGGCAGAATGCAAAGCGCGCTCGCAGCCCCCTCGCCCGCAGACTGCCCATGAAGACGGCAATTGCCGAAGTTTGCGGCAATTCGGCGTCCAGCGGCGTAGTCCGACCTCGCGCCTTTCGGGAGCGAACCGACTGGCCCCTCTCTTGCTATGCTGGAGGCAGCAAGGGGCGGCGACCGTCGTTCCGCCCTCAGCCGATCCGGCACAAGCCCCGGATTCCCATCAGTATTCGAGCGAGGCCGGACACCGGAATGACCGTCGAACCCGCCGCCCCGGCCACACCGATCCCCGCGATGCAGCGGGTGCGCGGGCATGCGCATGTCTCCTTTGCCAGGCAGGGCGAGACCACCCGGCTGAAGGAGCTCGGCCAGAGCGGCTCGGCCAAGATCCGCCTGCCGAAAACCCACGGCACCCCGCCGGTCGCCGTCTTCCTCAACACCGCCGGCGGCCTGACCGGCGGCGACCGGATCGAATTCGACGCCACCGCCGGCCCCGGCGCCCATGCCGTTCTGACCACCCAGGCGGCCGAGCGCGTCTATCGCAGCATCGACGGCGCGGCCGAGGTGGCGAGCGCCCTGCGCGCCGAGGAGGACGCCGTTCTGGAATGGCTGCCGCAGGAGACCATCCTGTTCGACCGCGCCGCCCTGCAGCGCTCGCTCACCGTCGACCTTGCCCCCGGCGCCCGGCTGCTGGCGATCGAGAGCCTGGTGCTCGGGCGCGAGGCGATGGGCGAGGACGTGCACACGCTCGGCTTCCGCGACCGCTGGCGCATCCGCCGCGGCGGCCGGCTGGTCTTTGCCGACGAGGCCCGCATCCAGGGCGATGCCACCGACATTCTCTCCGGCTCGGCGACGGCCGCAGGCAGCCGCGCCTTCGCCACGCTGGTCGATTGCCGCGAGGGCGCGCCCGGCCTGCTGGAGCGGGCCCGCGAGGCCCTCTCGCCCCTGCTCGGCGAGCGGCTGCGCGGCGGCGTCAGCGCCCTTCCCGATCTTCTTGTCTTCCGCTTTCTCGCCG belongs to Stappia indica and includes:
- a CDS encoding urease accessory protein UreD, with protein sequence MTVEPAAPATPIPAMQRVRGHAHVSFARQGETTRLKELGQSGSAKIRLPKTHGTPPVAVFLNTAGGLTGGDRIEFDATAGPGAHAVLTTQAAERVYRSIDGAAEVASALRAEEDAVLEWLPQETILFDRAALQRSLTVDLAPGARLLAIESLVLGREAMGEDVHTLGFRDRWRIRRGGRLVFADEARIQGDATDILSGSATAAGSRAFATLVDCREGAPGLLERAREALSPLLGERLRGGVSALPDLLVFRFLADSGQDLRAGLVSFLETWRGSALPRTWYC
- a CDS encoding D-alanyl-D-alanine carboxypeptidase family protein yields the protein MRRLSDVLKITGCHLGRRLCGLAVAASLAVAGLLQSGETARAEVAAWIVVDAETGAVLDHKDALRQWYPASITKLMTAYLAFKAVREGRATLESAVAISANAHAQPPSKMGFKPGTQLTLDSALKMLIVKSANDIAVAVGESLAGSEPAFIEMMNAEARRLGMTATRFVNPHGLPDNRQVSSARDLAVLARALWQEFPQYHAYYGLPAIKVGKKTLRSANREFLARVPGASGMKTGYICNSGLNVVVSATRGGRTVLAVVLGAASGVERAAKARVLVDAGFRQRSGRNLSSMTGVAGGPPADGYCKRNTKPTAEELLATYGTGGLRGTTALSYAQLDPATNGVRRPIVGQAPQQVVSADDDDVPTRDDGKTDWGKVMDEIIGPRSRVDQAVQVGLGVPKGRAPASEAKIATLATVPMPKEKPVSVMGAGSSALLPAASAQAPAGEAKPGAIFRGQPLVILPRPTPNPRP